In one window of Lynx canadensis isolate LIC74 chromosome A3, mLynCan4.pri.v2, whole genome shotgun sequence DNA:
- the POLE4 gene encoding DNA polymerase epsilon subunit 4 isoform X1 — protein sequence MAAAAAGNGTPREEEGPSGEAAAPPPQAPTSVPGARLSRLPLARVKALVKADPDVTLAGQEAIFILARAAELFVETIAKDAYCCAQQGKRKTLQRRDLDNAIEAVDEFAFLEERARMLEREGQREGERERIPGIQYCQLNAGFIMS from the exons atggcggcggcggcggctggaaATGGGACACCCCGCGAGGAGGAGGGGCCCAGCGGGGAGGCAGCGGCCCCGCCGCCGCAGGCCCCGACGAGTGTGCCCGGAGCTCGTCTCTCGAGGTTGCCATTAGCGCGAGTGAAGGCCTTGGTGAAGGCGGACCCCGACGTGACCCTCGCGGGACAGGAAGCCATCTTCATTCTGGCACGAGCAGCG GAATTATTTGTGGAGACCATTGCAAAAGATGCCTACTGCTGTGCTCaacaaggaaagaggaaaaccCTTCAGAGGAGAGATTTGG ATAATGCAATAGAAGCCGTGGATGAATTTGCTTTTCTGGAAG agagagctcgcATGCTTgagcgagaggggcagagagagggggaaagagagagaatcccaggaatcCAGTACTGTCAGCTCAACGCGGGGTtcatcatgagctga
- the POLE4 gene encoding DNA polymerase epsilon subunit 4 isoform X2: MAAAAAGNGTPREEEGPSGEAAAPPPQAPTSVPGARLSRLPLARVKALVKADPDVTLAGQEAIFILARAAELFVETIAKDAYCCAQQGKRKTLQRRDLDNAIEAVDEFAFLEGTLD, encoded by the exons atggcggcggcggcggctggaaATGGGACACCCCGCGAGGAGGAGGGGCCCAGCGGGGAGGCAGCGGCCCCGCCGCCGCAGGCCCCGACGAGTGTGCCCGGAGCTCGTCTCTCGAGGTTGCCATTAGCGCGAGTGAAGGCCTTGGTGAAGGCGGACCCCGACGTGACCCTCGCGGGACAGGAAGCCATCTTCATTCTGGCACGAGCAGCG GAATTATTTGTGGAGACCATTGCAAAAGATGCCTACTGCTGTGCTCaacaaggaaagaggaaaaccCTTCAGAGGAGAGATTTGG ATAATGCAATAGAAGCCGTGGATGAATTTGCTTTTCTGGAAG